The Quercus robur chromosome 3, dhQueRobu3.1, whole genome shotgun sequence DNA segment ctctcaaaaaaaactctttagttCAAAAAACTCTCATTCCCTCCCACACTCACAGTGCATCACTCAAAAaactcagtctctctctctctctctcactctcagtcCTCTTCAGCTCCGTCGCCGTTCCGTCGCACTCGATCTCTCTTCAGCTCCGTCGCCGTTCCGTCGCATTCATTCCCTCTCTTCAGCTCCGTCCTTGTCCGTCGCCGTCGGCCCTCCATCTCGCTTCGGTCTCTCACTTtccgtcgccgtcgccgtcATAGAAACGTCGCCTTCGCCGTCAGCGTCTCCGTCtccgtcgccgtcgccgtcgccgtcgccgtcccAACAAACCGCAGGGTATCATTCTCATTTGATctcttctttttgggtttttatatcAGTGTATGATTTTTGCTTatatgttcttttattttttttattttttatagtgagTTTCTGTCATTGCCCAGATATTGCTGGGTATGGGTATGGCAATTATAATAGATACGCTTGGAATTGAATAATTAAAGTAATATTATTTCTGGTCTAACAAAGATATGTTCAAAGCAAATCAATTTGATTGCATGTTAAGATCTAACATAGATTTGTTCAAAGTAAACGAATTTGACTGCATATTAATTTTGGAAGGCAATGCAAGaggaaaaatatagaaaatctTCTTATAATTTAACTACAAGAACATATGCTTCACCGGGTTGCATCCAATCCCCTGAATCATTTTTAGTAGTGTTTGCCACCACTGGCCGAGGTGCATCTCTAGTGTTTGGATCCACCTCTAATTTGGTGTATTGTCCAAATGTTGAGAGTATCATATGATGATTGAattattaaacatataaatttatGGTTATAAGGGTTCATATATTAAGGATTAATAATTGCTCAATTTTGAGCAGTAATGCacatttttcaaagaagaaaatacatttgttttaataatttattagctTACATGCATAATTTCATTGTGGTTATTGTGTGTGCTTTTTGGAATATATGCGTATAGTTTGtctgtaatattttttaaatataaataaaaaaaataaacattaaatacATCTTAATCACTATCCTTATGACATTTGTTATATaacaaaatcattaatttattaaactataATATGCTccataagttttttattttacatttattaaaattttaatgcaaTCAGTGATCAAACAACTCTTTGAGACTATGAGGTCGTATGACATTGGGACTTCCACTCCAAATCAGCTCTGCGAATTGCTGGTAGGCTTTTTCGGAAGGATGAGGAGCATCAAAGAACACATAGTCACTAATGTTCCTACATAATTCGTACTTTGGGCCATCTGCTCTCTTTCCTCCGCAACTATAAATTCCATTATATGGACCAGTTCCACAGCATGCAATCTTCCCTTCTTTAAAACCTTCCCaacataattaaaacaaagatgCTATTAGTCtatggcaaaaataaaaaacaaagtacaattaaaaaaaaaaaaaatacatatcgTACTATTAAAATGGAAGTGACATACCATATTTTGAAGGATTATCTATTCTTTCACTAAGAAAAGTGTAGAAATCGGCTATTGAATATTTGAGTCCTTTCAGTTCACTCTCTAGCTTCTTAAGGGCTTTAGGAAGTGCTTTATTGTGTAGTTTCGTAATTGATGTTACTTCCTCCACGCATGGATTGGCTTCTTCTGGTGTCATTGCTTTCACAAGCGGGAAACAACCCAAAGGGGGCAGGTTTAAGATCACATGTTTTCTTCCtcctttcttatatatttcctaacaaatcaaattataattatGACCAATGAATTGAGTTATTAatgggtttttggatttttatttttataaaatgtttattatttCTGTGATTTGAATGCACAAGTTATGCTTACCAGTAAATAGGTAGCATTGATTGCTGGGATGACATGATTTCTTATTTATTGAATTGCTGTTTGAACCTAGGGTTTTTATCATGTGGCCTTTTCAATGAACTTTTAACTCTTCACCATCTTGTGTGAAGTTGCCATAATCACGATATATGTTCCTTCCTAGCAAATAAATTGCTCTGATAGTTTTTTCTTGTCATGACTAGCATCTAACTGGGTCTAACGTATTTGCATATAAACTTAGGAGGCATTGAAAAGGCCTGAATAAAAACATCTCTTTAATCTTGGTTTTCTGTTAGGCATTGAACGAGAGGGCAGGGATTTTCTTTATACATATGTACATATGTAAAGAATCTATTGATAGATTTCTCATCatttggaaattaaaaaattacgtTATTAACTGCTCATACAAGTGTAAATGGACTTTGCCATTAATGCTCCTCTTTCCAATTAATCGTTTTAGTTCTCAAATCAgcatatttcttcatttttggcAGTTCCACATATATCATGATGCTTTAACTTTCATTAAATGtcttattcctttttttatattgttttatgGTCTTTTGGTTTTATGGTCTTTGTTTCACAACTAGTGACGCCATTCCTGCATTTATAGTCTCTTTCTTattgaacataattttttttttttttcgtgtaaTTGTTTTGGCTGCTTTGTGCTTTTTGTATGTagtctttttttcaataaaattattcttataaaaaaaaggctctcctaaatattacaatatgaaattcatcatatatattaaaatgtctgtctagaaatttattttcctttcttccttctttataTAAGCATAGAAATGAT contains these protein-coding regions:
- the LOC126719872 gene encoding GDSL esterase/lipase 4-like — translated: MTPEEANPCVEEVTSITKLHNKALPKALKKLESELKGLKYSIADFYTFLSERIDNPSKYGFKEGKIACCGTGPYNGIYSCGGKRADGPKYELCRNISDYVFFDAPHPSEKAYQQFAELIWSGSPNVIRPHSLKELFDH